From Pseudomonas sp. B21-028, one genomic window encodes:
- the sulA gene encoding SOS-induced cell division inhibitor SulA, whose protein sequence is MQFPHTPQHTQLPLFEAFMAQPLVPVLKDVIEAPWGVEPEAFSELSLRGAAGNCLNLLAPILRELSQDQEARWLTLIAPPASVTQAWLRDAGLNRERILLLQPRGTQSAQQLTCEALRLGRSHTVVSWLNPLSSTARQQLISAARTGDAQSLNIRLG, encoded by the coding sequence ATGCAGTTCCCTCACACACCACAGCACACGCAACTTCCGTTGTTCGAGGCTTTCATGGCCCAGCCGCTGGTTCCAGTCCTGAAAGATGTGATTGAAGCGCCTTGGGGCGTCGAGCCCGAGGCCTTCAGTGAACTGTCACTGCGTGGTGCAGCCGGGAACTGCCTGAATCTGCTGGCACCGATCCTGCGGGAACTGAGCCAGGACCAGGAAGCCCGCTGGTTGACGCTGATCGCACCGCCGGCCAGTGTCACACAGGCCTGGTTACGGGACGCGGGTCTTAATCGCGAGCGAATCCTGCTGCTGCAACCACGGGGCACCCAGAGCGCTCAACAGCTGACTTGCGAAGCCTTGCGCCTGGGTCGCAGCCATACGGTGGTCAGCTGGCTCAACCCGTTGAGTTCAACGGCACGCCAACAATTGATCAGCGCCGCTCGCACCGGGGACGCACAAAGCCTGAACATTCGGTTGGGCTAA
- a CDS encoding DUF1653 domain-containing protein, translating into MPIQPGLYQHYKGPQYRVFSIARHSETEEEVVFYQALYGDYGFWVRPLSMFQESVEVDGEQVPRFALVQAEESIFPKP; encoded by the coding sequence ATGCCGATACAACCTGGGCTCTACCAGCATTACAAAGGTCCGCAGTACCGCGTATTCAGCATTGCGCGGCATTCCGAGACTGAGGAAGAAGTGGTCTTCTATCAAGCCCTGTATGGCGATTACGGCTTTTGGGTGCGTCCCTTGAGCATGTTCCAGGAGTCCGTCGAGGTTGACGGCGAACAAGTGCCGCGCTTTGCTTTGGTGCAGGCCGAAGAGAGCATTTTTCCCAAGCCTTGA
- a CDS encoding TetR/AcrR family transcriptional regulator — MAQSETVERILDAAEQLFAEKGFAETSLRLITSKAGVNLAAVNYHFGSKKALIQAVFSRFLGPFCLSLDRELERRQAKPDVKPTLEELLEMLVEQALAVQPRSGNDLSIFMRLLGLAFSQSQGHLRRYLEDMYGKVFRRYMLLVNEAAPRIPPIELFWRVHFMLGAAAFSMSGIKALRAIAETDFGVNTSIEQVMRLMVPFLAAGMRAESGVTDDAMAAAQLRPRNKSTPALAKA; from the coding sequence ATGGCCCAGTCGGAAACCGTTGAACGCATTCTCGATGCTGCGGAACAGCTGTTCGCGGAAAAAGGTTTCGCCGAAACCTCGTTGCGCCTGATCACCAGCAAGGCCGGGGTCAACCTGGCGGCAGTGAACTATCACTTCGGTTCGAAGAAGGCGCTGATCCAGGCGGTGTTTTCGCGATTCCTCGGGCCTTTCTGTCTCAGCCTCGACCGTGAACTGGAGCGTCGCCAGGCCAAGCCCGACGTCAAGCCTACCCTGGAAGAGCTGCTGGAGATGCTGGTCGAGCAGGCGCTCGCCGTGCAACCGCGCAGTGGCAACGACCTGTCCATCTTCATGCGCCTGTTGGGCCTGGCATTCAGCCAGAGCCAGGGTCACCTGCGGCGTTACCTGGAGGACATGTACGGCAAGGTGTTCCGCCGCTATATGCTCCTGGTCAACGAAGCTGCACCCCGGATCCCGCCGATCGAGCTGTTCTGGCGCGTGCACTTCATGCTTGGCGCCGCGGCGTTCAGCATGTCCGGCATCAAGGCCCTGAGGGCGATCGCCGAAACCGACTTTGGTGTGAATACTTCCATCGAACAAGTGATGCGCCTGATGGTGCCCTTCCTGGCGGCCGGCATGCGCGCCGAAAGCGGCGTTACCGATGACGCCATGGCGGCCGCCCAGTTGCGTCCGCGCAACAAATCCACGCCGGCCCTCGCCAAGGCGTGA
- the topA gene encoding type I DNA topoisomerase: MGKSLVIVESPAKAKTINKYLGNQYVVKSSIGHIRDLPTSGSASASKEPAAKRGKAAAGEAPALSPKEKARKQLVSRMGVDPEHGWKAKYEILPGKEKVIEELRRLAKDADTIYLATDLDREGEAIAWHLREAIGGDDSRYKRVVFNEITKKAIQEAFSEPGELDIDRVNAQQARRFLDRVVGYMVSPLLWAKIARGLSAGRVQSVAVKLVVEREREIRAFIPEEYWEVHADLGTAKGANVRFEVAREKGEAFKPLNEAQAMAALEKLKASTYSIVKREDKPTSSKPSAPFITSTLQQAASNRLGFGVKKTMMMAQRLYEAGYITYMRTDSTNLSADAVAMARTYIESEFGKKYLPDTPNVYSSKEGAQEAHEAIRPSDANTEPSKLSGMERDAERLYELIWRQFLACQMLPAQYLSTTVSVGAGDFELRAKGRILKFDGYTRVMPQITKPGDDDVLPDMAQGDVMKLIKLDPTQHFTKPPARYSEASLVKEMEKRGIGRPSTYAAIISTIQDRGYVALHNRRFYSEKMGDIVTERLSESFSNLMDYGFTAGMEEHLDDVAQGERDWKNVLDEFYGDFKKKLEVAESPDSGMRANQPVMTDIPCLTCGRPMQIRTASTGVFLGCSGYSLPPKERCKATVNLVPGDEIAADDEGESESLVLRGKHRCPICSTAMDAYLLDEKRKLHICGNNPDCAGYEIEEGTYRIKGYEGPSLECDKCGSEMQLKTGRFGKFFGCTNPTCKNTRKLLRSGDAAPPKMDPVKMPELKCEKVNDTYILRDGASGLFLAASQFPKNRETRAPLVMELLPHKDEIDPKYHFLCEAPQKDPDGRPAVIRYSRKTKEQYVQTEVDGKPTGWKAYYDGGKWTVEDKR; encoded by the coding sequence ATGGGCAAATCGCTGGTCATTGTGGAATCCCCGGCTAAGGCCAAGACCATCAACAAGTATCTGGGCAACCAATACGTGGTGAAGTCGAGTATCGGCCATATCCGAGACCTGCCCACCAGCGGTTCGGCTAGCGCCAGCAAGGAGCCAGCCGCCAAGCGCGGCAAGGCGGCTGCTGGTGAAGCGCCGGCGCTGTCGCCAAAGGAAAAGGCGCGCAAGCAACTGGTCTCACGCATGGGGGTCGATCCGGAACACGGCTGGAAAGCCAAGTACGAGATCCTTCCGGGCAAGGAAAAGGTCATCGAGGAGCTGCGCCGGCTCGCCAAGGATGCCGACACCATCTATCTCGCGACGGACTTGGACCGCGAAGGGGAAGCCATTGCCTGGCACCTGCGCGAAGCCATCGGTGGTGATGACAGCCGCTACAAGCGCGTGGTGTTTAACGAAATCACCAAGAAAGCCATCCAGGAAGCGTTCTCCGAGCCGGGTGAGCTGGACATAGACCGGGTCAATGCTCAGCAGGCGCGTCGCTTCCTCGACCGCGTCGTGGGCTACATGGTTTCGCCATTGCTGTGGGCCAAGATCGCCCGTGGCCTGTCGGCTGGGCGGGTGCAGTCGGTGGCGGTGAAGCTGGTGGTGGAACGCGAGCGGGAGATCCGCGCGTTCATCCCTGAAGAATACTGGGAAGTCCATGCGGACCTTGGCACAGCCAAAGGCGCCAACGTGCGCTTCGAAGTGGCCCGGGAAAAAGGCGAAGCCTTCAAGCCGCTGAACGAAGCCCAGGCCATGGCTGCCCTGGAGAAGCTCAAGGCATCCACCTACAGCATCGTCAAGCGTGAAGACAAGCCGACCAGCAGCAAGCCATCGGCACCGTTCATCACGTCCACACTGCAACAGGCCGCGAGCAACCGCCTGGGCTTCGGTGTGAAGAAAACCATGATGATGGCCCAGCGTCTTTATGAAGCCGGCTACATCACCTATATGCGTACCGACTCGACCAACCTCTCGGCTGATGCCGTGGCGATGGCGCGTACTTATATAGAAAGCGAGTTCGGCAAGAAGTACCTGCCGGACACGCCGAACGTCTACAGCAGCAAGGAAGGCGCCCAAGAGGCTCACGAAGCGATTCGTCCTTCCGATGCCAACACCGAGCCAAGCAAGTTGTCGGGCATGGAGCGTGATGCCGAGCGTCTCTACGAGCTGATCTGGCGCCAGTTCCTGGCTTGCCAGATGCTGCCGGCGCAGTACCTGTCTACCACCGTCAGCGTCGGTGCCGGAGATTTCGAGCTGCGCGCCAAGGGCCGCATCCTGAAGTTCGACGGTTATACCCGCGTCATGCCGCAGATTACCAAGCCTGGGGACGACGACGTCTTGCCGGACATGGCCCAGGGCGACGTGATGAAGCTGATCAAGCTCGATCCGACCCAGCATTTCACCAAGCCGCCGGCCCGTTACTCGGAAGCCAGCCTGGTCAAGGAAATGGAAAAACGCGGTATCGGTCGTCCTTCGACCTACGCGGCGATCATTTCGACGATCCAGGATCGCGGCTACGTGGCGCTGCACAACCGTCGGTTCTATTCGGAAAAGATGGGCGACATCGTTACCGAGCGGTTGTCCGAAAGCTTCTCGAACCTGATGGACTACGGCTTCACCGCCGGCATGGAAGAGCATCTCGACGATGTGGCCCAAGGTGAGCGGGACTGGAAGAACGTTCTCGACGAGTTCTACGGCGACTTCAAGAAAAAACTCGAAGTGGCTGAAAGCCCTGACAGCGGCATGCGGGCCAACCAGCCGGTGATGACCGACATTCCGTGCCTGACCTGCGGTCGGCCGATGCAGATCCGTACGGCGTCCACCGGGGTCTTCCTGGGGTGCTCGGGCTACAGCCTGCCGCCCAAGGAACGCTGCAAGGCGACGGTCAACCTGGTGCCCGGCGATGAAATCGCCGCGGATGACGAGGGTGAGTCCGAATCCCTGGTACTGCGCGGCAAGCATCGCTGCCCGATTTGCAGCACGGCGATGGATGCCTACCTGCTGGACGAAAAGCGCAAACTGCACATCTGCGGTAACAACCCGGATTGCGCGGGCTATGAAATCGAAGAGGGCACCTATCGCATCAAGGGCTATGAAGGGCCGAGCCTGGAATGCGACAAGTGTGGCAGCGAGATGCAACTCAAGACCGGCCGTTTCGGCAAGTTCTTCGGCTGTACCAACCCGACCTGCAAGAACACCCGCAAGCTGCTCAGGAGCGGTGACGCCGCGCCGCCGAAGATGGACCCGGTGAAGATGCCGGAGCTCAAGTGCGAGAAGGTCAACGACACCTACATCCTGCGCGACGGTGCGTCCGGCCTGTTCCTGGCGGCCAGCCAGTTCCCGAAAAACCGCGAGACCCGCGCACCCTTGGTAATGGAGCTCTTGCCGCACAAGGACGAGATCGATCCTAAGTACCATTTCCTCTGCGAAGCACCGCAGAAGGATCCGGACGGACGCCCGGCGGTGATTCGCTACAGCCGCAAGACCAAGGAGCAGTACGTGCAGACCGAGGTCGACGGCAAGCCTACGGGCTGGAAGGCGTACTACGACGGCGGTAAATGGACGGTGGAAGACAAGCGCTGA
- the nagZ gene encoding beta-N-acetylhexosaminidase, with product MQGSLMVDVAGTWLTAEDRHLLRQPEVGGLIIFARNIEHPRQVRELSASIRAVRPDLLLAVDQEGGRVQRLRQGFVRLPAMRAIADNPNAEYLAEQCGWIMATEVLAVGLDLSFAPVLDLDYQRSAVVGSRAFEGDPERVALLVGAFIRGMRAAGMAATGKHFPGHGWAEADSHVAIPNDERSLAQIRANDLVPFARLSKQLAAVMPAHVIYPQVDANPAGFSRRWLQDILRGELQFDGVIFSDDLSMAGAHVVGDAASRIEAALSAGCDMGLVCNDRAAAELALSAAQRLKVKPSARIARMRGQAFATTEYRQDPRWLTAIGALKAAQLID from the coding sequence CTGCAAGGCTCGTTGATGGTGGACGTCGCCGGTACCTGGCTGACGGCCGAAGATCGCCACCTGTTGCGTCAGCCGGAAGTGGGTGGGTTGATCATTTTTGCTCGCAATATCGAGCATCCACGTCAGGTGCGGGAACTGAGCGCGTCGATCCGTGCCGTTCGTCCTGACCTGTTGCTGGCGGTCGATCAGGAAGGCGGTCGCGTTCAGCGTCTGCGCCAGGGGTTTGTGCGGTTGCCGGCGATGCGGGCGATTGCCGACAACCCGAATGCCGAATACCTGGCCGAGCAGTGCGGCTGGATCATGGCGACCGAAGTGCTGGCGGTGGGTCTCGACCTGAGCTTTGCCCCGGTGCTGGACCTCGATTATCAGCGCAGTGCGGTGGTCGGCAGTCGTGCCTTCGAAGGCGATCCGGAGCGTGTCGCGTTGTTGGTTGGTGCATTCATTCGCGGCATGCGAGCGGCCGGCATGGCGGCGACCGGCAAGCATTTCCCCGGCCATGGCTGGGCCGAGGCCGACTCCCACGTGGCGATTCCCAACGACGAACGCAGCCTCGCGCAGATTCGCGCCAATGACCTGGTGCCCTTTGCCCGATTGAGCAAGCAACTGGCCGCGGTGATGCCGGCCCACGTGATCTATCCCCAGGTCGATGCCAACCCGGCAGGTTTTTCCCGGCGCTGGCTGCAGGACATCCTGCGTGGCGAACTGCAATTCGACGGCGTGATTTTCAGCGATGACCTGTCGATGGCTGGCGCCCATGTGGTCGGCGATGCGGCCAGTCGCATCGAGGCCGCGTTGTCGGCCGGTTGCGACATGGGCCTGGTGTGCAACGACCGCGCCGCCGCGGAGCTGGCCTTGAGCGCTGCCCAGCGCCTGAAGGTCAAGCCGTCGGCGCGGATTGCACGCATGCGCGGCCAGGCCTTCGCCACCACTGAATACCGCCAGGATCCCCGCTGGTTGACGGCAATCGGCGCGCTAAAAGCCGCCCAATTGATTGATTAA
- the lexA gene encoding transcriptional repressor LexA, which yields MLKLTPRQAEILAFIKRCLEDNGYPPTRAEIAQELGFKSPNAAEEHLKALARKGAIEMTPGASRGIRIPGFEAKADETTLPIIGRVAAGAPILAQQHVEESCNINPAFFHPRADYLLRVHGMSMKDIGIFDGDLLAVHTTREARNGQIVVARIGDEVTVKRFKRDGSKVWLIAENPEFAPIEVDLQEQDLVIEGLSVGVIRR from the coding sequence ATGCTAAAGCTGACGCCACGCCAAGCAGAGATTCTGGCCTTCATCAAGCGCTGCCTCGAGGACAACGGCTATCCGCCGACCCGCGCGGAAATCGCTCAGGAACTGGGCTTCAAGTCGCCAAACGCGGCTGAAGAGCACCTCAAGGCACTTGCCCGCAAGGGCGCGATTGAAATGACCCCGGGCGCATCTCGCGGCATTCGCATTCCCGGCTTCGAAGCCAAGGCCGACGAAACCACCCTGCCGATCATCGGTCGCGTAGCGGCGGGCGCTCCGATCCTCGCCCAGCAGCATGTCGAGGAATCCTGCAACATCAACCCTGCCTTCTTCCATCCGCGCGCCGATTATCTTCTTCGCGTACACGGCATGAGCATGAAGGACATCGGCATCTTCGACGGCGACCTGCTGGCGGTGCACACCACTCGCGAAGCCCGCAACGGCCAGATCGTGGTGGCACGTATCGGTGACGAAGTCACCGTCAAGCGCTTCAAGCGCGATGGCAGCAAGGTCTGGCTGATTGCCGAGAACCCTGAATTCGCACCCATCGAAGTGGACCTGCAAGAACAGGATCTGGTCATCGAAGGCTTGAGCGTCGGCGTCATCCGCCGCTAA
- a CDS encoding DUF6586 family protein: MAHELYTRTNQKIYFAGLSLEALARTEDGRAMNSPALLQAGRESALFHLYGALLGLCHEIAGFYRLPLASAPRAELLLTREVLQEIAIPELAEMIELAQNPETWLAKLLAAYAALFQPPRAPRKPKGDVTQPLIVAVNLDEEEPEQELSREELESWRQNLKSLALRFREGLNEC; encoded by the coding sequence ATGGCCCACGAGCTCTATACCCGCACCAACCAGAAAATCTACTTCGCCGGCCTGTCGCTCGAAGCGCTCGCCAGGACCGAGGATGGGCGCGCGATGAACTCCCCGGCGCTGCTCCAGGCTGGACGCGAGTCGGCCCTGTTTCACCTGTACGGTGCGTTACTGGGTTTGTGCCATGAAATAGCCGGTTTCTATCGACTGCCCCTGGCGAGCGCCCCGCGGGCCGAACTGCTGCTGACCCGGGAAGTGCTGCAGGAGATTGCCATCCCGGAACTGGCTGAAATGATCGAGCTGGCTCAGAACCCGGAAACCTGGCTGGCCAAGTTGCTGGCAGCCTATGCGGCGCTGTTCCAGCCGCCACGGGCCCCTCGTAAGCCCAAGGGTGACGTGACCCAGCCGTTGATCGTGGCGGTCAATCTGGATGAAGAAGAGCCCGAGCAGGAGCTCAGTCGGGAAGAGCTGGAGAGCTGGCGTCAGAACCTCAAGAGCCTGGCGTTACGCTTCCGTGAAGGGTTGAACGAGTGCTGA
- a CDS encoding peptidoglycan binding protein CsiV — protein sequence MRLFRSLTLLLTLVAPMAFADDLYQVEMILLRQNAEPVIMSRAAPEDWDAGAQRLPIDSQRTPALGHIVEKLNASGQYTVLMHKAWQQTLGDQGTKVAISDGAEQFGQFPIEGTLELKLGRFTDVDADFWINRIDANGLVTASERLKQNSHTKNGQLNYLDNGQLALLIKITSLTAPAPRQAPDVIPD from the coding sequence ATGCGCCTGTTTCGCTCACTGACCTTGTTGCTGACCCTGGTCGCTCCCATGGCGTTTGCCGATGATCTGTATCAGGTTGAAATGATTCTGCTGCGCCAGAACGCCGAACCGGTGATTATGAGCCGCGCCGCGCCGGAAGACTGGGACGCCGGCGCGCAACGCCTGCCCATCGACAGCCAGCGCACCCCGGCGCTGGGGCACATCGTGGAGAAACTCAACGCCAGCGGCCAATACACGGTATTGATGCACAAGGCGTGGCAGCAGACCCTCGGGGATCAGGGCACCAAGGTCGCCATCAGCGACGGCGCCGAACAGTTCGGTCAATTTCCCATCGAAGGCACCCTGGAGCTGAAACTGGGACGCTTCACCGACGTGGATGCCGACTTCTGGATCAACCGGATCGATGCCAATGGCCTGGTCACCGCAAGTGAACGCCTGAAGCAGAACAGCCACACCAAGAACGGCCAGCTCAACTACCTGGACAATGGCCAGCTGGCCTTGCTGATCAAGATCACCTCGCTGACCGCGCCCGCTCCTCGGCAGGCACCTGACGTCATTCCGGACTGA
- a CDS encoding S-methyl-5'-thioinosine phosphorylase, with amino-acid sequence MTVYAIIGGTGLTQLEGLTIRRSLAVDTPYGAPSAEVQIGDYAGREVLFLARHGHPHRLPPHQVNYRANLWALKQAGAEAILAVNAVGGIHAAMGTGHFCVPHQLIDYTSGRQHTYFADDLEAVTHIDFSYPYSESLRQKLIAALAAEGCGYSSHGVYACTQGPRLETVAEIARLERDGCDIVGMTGMPEAALARELELDYACLALVVNPAAGKSTAVITMAEIEQALHDGMGKVKSTLARVLM; translated from the coding sequence ATGACCGTTTACGCAATTATCGGCGGCACTGGCCTGACCCAGCTCGAAGGCCTGACCATTCGCCGGTCCCTGGCGGTGGATACGCCGTATGGTGCACCGTCGGCCGAGGTCCAGATCGGCGACTACGCCGGACGCGAAGTGTTGTTCCTGGCCCGCCATGGCCACCCCCACCGGTTACCGCCCCATCAGGTCAACTATCGCGCCAATCTCTGGGCGCTGAAGCAGGCCGGCGCCGAGGCAATCCTGGCGGTCAATGCCGTGGGCGGGATCCATGCGGCGATGGGCACCGGGCACTTCTGCGTACCTCATCAACTGATCGACTACACCAGCGGTCGCCAGCACACTTATTTCGCCGACGATCTGGAAGCGGTCACCCACATCGATTTCAGTTACCCCTACAGCGAGTCGCTGCGCCAGAAGTTGATCGCCGCCCTGGCCGCCGAAGGCTGTGGCTACAGCAGCCATGGTGTATACGCCTGCACCCAGGGGCCACGCCTGGAAACCGTGGCCGAAATCGCCCGCCTGGAACGCGACGGTTGCGACATCGTCGGCATGACCGGCATGCCGGAAGCGGCCCTGGCCCGCGAACTGGAGCTGGACTATGCCTGCCTGGCCCTGGTGGTGAACCCGGCGGCGGGCAAGTCCACGGCAGTGATCACCATGGCGGAGATCGAGCAGGCGCTGCATGACGGGATGGGGAAGGTGAAGTCGACCCTCGCGCGGGTGTTGATGTAA